A stretch of Leishmania braziliensis MHOM/BR/75/M2904 complete genome, chromosome 11 DNA encodes these proteins:
- a CDS encoding putative ABC1 transporter — protein MYNPDSFNGSKQEKSTYLLMNTSVPVTADCVKLSITQDAPHEPLDMVKPTQGEKVADGDQYGAMNADVSWHAAGLHMELPASAVAASETSHEFAVRNEWHEDGDGSIEQLATAVHPLGGTEASNRSWYSPMKRRSGMGAMRRNAMTTRMVNFTEFDMGDFGSLGDDLSPSSSNACRTSEGTASSSSGSAGLPADRESFGGASNRLSRASFVHQLLAMIERSARDLWRRRLDLLVDIAVPLTFMAASIALWAIWGTEYTEEMSYISLSLDSDNVGAAGLHAPLLHDFTCMKQPDGTPAVAEFMRCVPMNYTICNPVTEKCETHSVINFICDGDSSMLPLPADYEICRVSYEWEPLITTSLGSYWRWLSAVPTLDVLISLQWTALSAYRFILPFLVQSMTGVSTNTRYNAVLCSGDLYFVGEHSVTSELIAYINTTSALFQYVTDFNVYSSVANARSAVKPGGRVWAIVELRSSSAQGLDMVLHMNNSALPSFATTYDDSYSGGVLFDTAELYLLSGFNTLQQLVSEFYLNKLHSAQLNVTQLMVAAATPEYDRVPLMAQARQVLPLIYSLAFLYSVSQQVKRIVLEKELRIREAMLIMGLRQWAIYVSEFVVQLAIFVPTCVLCVVMLKLTYVTKSDPLILFLIFFLFSLTTIPLSGMIAVFFSKSRLASLVTPVIYFILVIPMFAMTNTHGSIVTWLSLLSPTGFTAALNVFLLHESGSGCGAAQMTSSRDSPTLAVVLGMLSADFFIYYALMLYLDAVVPKEWGTPRHPLFFIMDPVRWCFNSKPQRLGGGADGRAEDGVFETSDYSKDCVSFEGIRKEYLRGGRTFVAVNNLYWGMREGEISVLLGHNGAGKTTVLNMMTGMVSADAGDCYIYGSSVRTAKTDVRQQIGYCPQHNILWPELTCRDHLEFFGRIKGLRGWELENAVCRMLYETGLLDKMDQPAKSLSGGQKRRLSLAVAFVGGSRLVFLDEPTAGLDVGARRQTWELLRRMSRARTLLLTTHFMDEADLLGQRIGIMSHGRLKCTGSSLFLKSRLGVGYNIVISVDPELDPAAVDDAVLGTVDGAKPLGRNGCELSYQLPVRSASQFPALLAEIDSVEADGIRGYSLAATTLEEVFLKVSEEDIAGRSEAVSQASVERIWNCEVAPSALWLQFRVSMAKRLWNALRDRKMQCFQIVCPVVCILIAMLLSLVQYRDPQSLTYDYAMFAGKANPVVLTAGCDALWGSEPRPVGYEVNETHFMGAQMLSDYLLDTWYVHDMPRYGAVSCMDRNITAFLSAVGEWRGTDVNVFLYNSSSFHQAAISLATYYDLFFKELLGTNNVFMRYSVELFNKPSGDTHLGFITFGALVMIPFTFLPSNPVAWVVKERQCGSRHLQNLCGLNFFVYWAANFVFDMVAYFVTMLLCILIFAIFNRQEFIGHDRIGGTLVLFVVYGLTSTVGAYALSFLFKEHSSAQTMVMGAGFVTGFLLLMLVYVLTLDPSNANTSDKMRWGFRIIPSYCVGEGLMGLLMLDGKLATGTASGTWDMDQLGWPLVYMSVEFPVFWLITLFVDHPAVGQFFDRLRYNPSAEPIIPSGEDSDVEDERDAVYEAAHMGAMTDDIVRVVDLQKRYRNGNVAVKGVTFSIFPGEVFGLLGTNGAGKTTTISMLCQQLLPTGGRAYVCGYDIVEQREEALRCIGYCPQFDATLDLLTVEEQLQLYAGIRGIVRAEWPALVDALCTLCELTMYRQTVTGALSGGNRRKLSVAVALVGGPQVVFLDEPSAGMDPVARRGMWTAIQRAAGHCSVVLTTHHLEEVEALADIVAIMVRGYVRCIGDKVHLKNKFGSAFEVSARLASAKWARCFESFMKAEFPEAVVVEGADRRFVYQLPRDRGFGDVFQTFQANKERLHVTDYSVSQTSIEQVFLKVRGLAEKLK, from the coding sequence ATGTATAACCCTGACAGCTTTAATGGCTCGAAGCAGGAGAAGTCCACTTATCTCTTGATGAACACAAGTGTCCCTGTCACGGCTGATTGTGTGAAGCTTTCCATTACCCAGGATGCGCCGCACGAGCCCCTTGACATGGTGAAGCCGACCCAGGGCGAGAAGGTGGCTGATGGTGACCAGTACGGTGCAATGAATGCTGATGTGAGTTGGCACGCTGCAGGGCTGCACATGGAGCTTCCTGCGTCTGCTGTTGCGGCTAGCGAGACATCGCACGAATTTGCTGTCCGCAACGAGTGGCACGAGGATGGGGACGGATCAATAGAGCAGCTGGCAACTGCCGTGCATCCGCTGGGCGGCACCGAGGCATCCAACCGAAGTTGGTACTCACCGATGAAGCGGCGCTCCGGCATGGGTGCGATGCGTCGCAACGCAATGACGACCCGAATGGTGAACTTTACCGAATTCGACATGGGTGACTTTGGCAGCCTCGGTGACGATCTCTCGCCGAGCTCCAGTAATGCCTGCCGCACATCAGAGGGCACCGCTAGTAGCAGCAGTGGGAGCGCTGGGCTTCCAGCCGATAGGGAGAGCTTCGGTGGTGCATCCAACAGGCTTTCGCGCGCTTCTTTTGTCCACCAGCTGCTCGCTATGATAGAGCGGTCAGCCCGAGACCtatggcggcgcaggctgGACCTTCTTGTAGACATCGCCGTGCCTTTAACCTTTATGGCCGCGTCCATTGCCTTGTGGGCCATCTGGGGCACGGAGTACACGGAGGAAATGTCGTACATATCCCTGAGCCTAGATTCTGACAACGTCGGTGCGGCCGGTCTTCAtgcgcctcttcttcacgACTTCACATGCATGAAGCAGCCGGACGGGACGCCGGCGGTTGCCGAGTTTATGCGATGCGTGCCCATGAACTATACCATCTGCAATCCCGTTACTGAGAAATGTGAGACCCACAGCGTCATTAACTTTATCTGCGACGGTGACTCCAGCATGCTTCCGCTGCCCGCGGACTACGAGATCTGCCGTGTCTCTTACGAGTGGGAGCCATTGATCACAACCAGCTTAGGCAGCTACTGGCGGTGGCTTTCAGCCGTCCCAACCCTTGACGTGCTCATCAGTCTCCAGTGGACGGCGTTGTCTGCTTACCGCTTCATTCTGCCTTTCCTTGTGCAGTCCATGACCGGGGTTAGCACGAACACCCGCTACAACGCGGTGCTGTGCAGCGGAGACCTGTACTTTGTAGGCGAGCATAGCGTGACATCAGAGCTAATCGCTTACATAAACACAACGTCTGCTCTCTTTCAATATGTGACGGACTTCAATGTGTACAGCAGCGTCGCGAACGCGCGCAGCGCTGTGAAGCCCGGTGGGCGCGTATGGGCGATTGTGGAGCTCCGTTCCTCCAGTGCGCAGGGACTTGACATGGTGCTGCACATGAACAACTCGGCTTTACCATCGTTTGCGACCACGTACGATGACTCGtacagcggtggtgtgctGTTCGATACGGCGGAGCTCTACCTACTGTCCGGCTTCAACACACTGCAACAGCTCGTGTCTGAGTTTTACCTGAACAAACTCCACAGTGCACAGTTGAATGTAACACAACTGATGGTAGCCGCCGCTACTCCAGAGTACGATCGTGTGCCGCTTATGGCGCAGGCTCGGCAGGTGCTACCACTGATTTATTCACTTGCATTCCTGTACAGCGTGTCGCAGCAGGTGAAGCGGAtcgtgctggagaaggagctgcggATCCGCGAGGCGATGCTGATCATGGGGCTGAGGCAGTGGGCGATCTACGTGAGCGAGTTCGTTGTGCAGCTGGCGATTTTTGTGCCGacgtgtgtgttgtgcgtGGTGATGCTGAAGCTGACGTACGTGACGAAGAGCGACCCGCTGATCCTGTTCCTgatcttcttcctcttctccctcacgACGATCCCGCTGTCTGGCATGATCGCTGTCTTCTTCAGCAAGTCGCGTCTGGCGTCGCTTGTGACGCCGGTGATCTACTTTATCTTGGTGATCCCGATGTTTGCCATGACCAACACGCATGGCTCGATCGTGACGTGGctctcgctgctctcgccGACCGGGTTTACTGCGGCGCTGAACGTCTTCCTGCTGCACGAGTCTGGGAgcgggtgcggcgcagcacagaTGACGTCGAGTCGCGACAGCCCGACACTGGCGGTTGTGCTTGGGATGCTGTCGGCGGACTTCTTCATCTACTACGCGCTGATGCTCTACCTCGACGCTGTTGTGCCGAAGGAGTGGGGCACGCCAAGACACCCGCTCTTCTTCATCATGGACCCGGTGCGGTGGTGCTTCAACTCCAAGCCCCAGCGCCTCGGgggcggcgccgacggccGCGCCGAGGATGGCGTGTTCGAGACGTCCGACTACTCGAAGGACTGCGTGTCGTTTGAGGGCATTCGCAAGGAGTActtgcgcggcggcaggacGTTCGTTGCGGTGAACAACCTGTACTGGGGGATGCGCGAGGGCGAGAtctcggtgctgctggggcaCAACGGCGCCGGCAAGACGACGGTGCTGAACATGATGACGGGGATGGTATCGGCCGACGCGGGCGACTGCTACATCTACGGCAGCTCGGTGCGGACGGCGAAGACGGACGTGCGGCAGCAGATCGGCTACTGCCCGCAGCACAACATCCTGTGGCCGGAGCTGACGTGCCGCGACCACCTGGAGTTCTTTGGGCGGATCAAGGGGCTGCGCGGGTGGGAGCTGGAGAATGCTGTCTGTCGGATGCTGTACGAGACGGGCCTGCTGGACAAGATGGACCAGCCCGCGAAGAGCCTGTCGGGCGGGCAGAAGCGGAGGCTGTCGCTGGCGGTTGCGTTTGTTGGCGGGAGCCGCCTTGTGTTCCTGGACGAGCCGACTGCCGGGCTGGACGTtggcgcgcggcggcagacgtgggagctgctgcgccgcatgtcgcgtgcgcgcacgctgctgctgacgacgCACTTCATGGACGAGGCCGATCTGCTGGGACAGCGGATCGGGATCATGAGCCACGGGCGGCTGAAGTGTACGGGCAGCAGCCTGTTCCTCAAGTCGCGGCTCGGCGTGGGCTACAACATCGTCATCTCTGTCGACCCCGAGCTGGACCCCGCTGCTGTGGACGACGCGGTGCTGGGCACGGTGGATGGCGCGAAGCCGCTTGGGCGGAACGGGTGCGAGCTGTCGTACCAGCTGCCTGTGCGGAGCGCGAGCCAGTTCCCGGCACTGCTGGCCGAGATCGACTCCGTGGAGGCGGACGGCATTCGCGGCTACTCGCTGGCTGCGacgacgctggaggaggtgttCCTGAAGGTGTCCGAGGAGGACATCGCGGGCCGCAGCGAGGCTGTGTCGCAGGCGAGCGTGGAGCGGATCTGGAACTGCGAGGTGGCGCCGTCGGCGCTGTGGTTGCAATTCCGCGTGTCGATGGCGAAGCGCCTCTGGaacgcgctgcgcgaccgcAAGATGCAGTGCTTCCAGATTGTGTGCCCAGTCGTCTGCATTCTGATCGCAATGCTGCTGAGTCTCGTGCAGTACCGCGACCCTCAGTCGCTCACCTACGACTATGCAATGTTCGCCGGTAAGGCAAATCCCGTGGTATTGACAGCCGGCTGCGACGCGCTGTGGGGAAGCGAGCCGCGCCCGGTCGGGTATGAGGTGAATGAGACGCACTTCATGGGTGCGCAGATGTTGTCAGACTACCTGCTGGACACGTGGTACGTGCACGACATGCCACGCTACGGCGCTGTGTCGTGCATGGATCGGAACATAACTGCGTTCTTGAGTGCAGTTGGAGAGTGGCGAGGCACTGACGTGAACGTTTTCCTGTACaactcttcctccttccatCAGGCTGCTATCAGCCTTGCCACGTACTATGACCTATTCTTCAAGGAATTGCTTGGCACGAACAACGTGTTCATGCGGTACTCCGTGGAGTTGTTCAACAAGCCTTCCGGTGATACGCACCTTGGCTTCATCACCTTTGGCGCGTTGGTCATGATCCCCTTCACATTTTTGCCGTCGAATCCCGTGGCGTgggtggtgaaggagcgGCAATGCGGCTCGCGGCATCTGCAGAACCTGTGCGGGCTGAACTTCTTTGTGTACTGGGCGGCGAACTTTGTGTTCGACATGGTGGCGTACTTCGTCAcgatgctgctgtgcatcCTCATCTTTGCCATCTTCAACCGGCAGGAGTTCATCGGGCATGACCGCATTGGTGGCACGCTCGTGCTGTTCGTTGTGTACGGTCTCACGAGCACCGTTGGCGCGTACGCGCTGAGCTTCCTGTTCAAGGAGCACTCGTCTGCGCAGACGATGGTGATGGGCGCGGGCTTTGTTACCGGGTTcttgctgctgatgctggtgTACGTCCTGACCCTCGATCCAAGCAATGCGAACACATCAGACAAGATGCGGTGGGGCTTCCGTATAATTCCGTCCTATTGCGTCGGCGAGGGGCTCATGGGGTTACTGATGCTCGACGGCAAGCTGGCCACTGGCACTGCGAGCGGTACTTGGGACATGGACCAGCTTGGGTGGCCGCTTGTGTACATGTCGGTGGAGTTCCCTGTATTCTGGCTGATCACACTGTTTGTAGACCACCCTGCGGTGGGGCAGTTCTTCGACCGACTGAGGTATAACCCCAGCGCAGAGCCGATCATCCCAAGCGGCGAGGACTCTGACGTGGAGGACGAGCGTGACGCTGTATATGAAGCCGCGCACATGGGCGCCATGACAGACGACATTGTGCGCGTCGTGGACCTGCAGAAGCGATACCGAAACGGTAATGTGGCTGTGAAGGGCGTCACGTTCTCGATCTTTCCCGGGGAGGTGTTCGGGCTCCTGGGGACTAACGGCGCGggcaagacgacgacgatctCGATGCTgtgccagcagctcctgccgACGGGCGGCcgcgcgtacgtgtgcggGTACGACATCGTTGagcagcgcgaggaggcgctgcggtgcatcgGGTACTGCCCGCAGTTCGACGCGACGCTGGACCTgctgacggtggaggagcagctgcagctgtacGCTGGCATCCGCGGGATCGTGCGCGCGGAGTGGCCTGCGCTTGTGGACGCGCTGTGCACGCTGTGCGAGCTGACGATGTACCGCCAGACGGTGACGGGCGCGCTGTCCGGCGGCAACCGGCGCAAGCTGtctgtggcggtggcgctggtgggcGGCCCGCAGGTGGTCTTCCTGGACGAGCCGTCGGCCGGCATGGACCCCGTTGCGCGACGCGGGATGTGGACTGCGATCCAGCGCGCCGCGGGGCACTGCTCCGTTGTGCTGACGACGCACCActtggaggaggtggaggcgcttgCGGACATTGTAGCGATCATGGTGCGCGGGTACGTGCGGTGCATTGGCGACAAGGTGCACCTGAAGAACAAGTTCGGCAGCGCCTTCGAGGTGAGCGCGCGGCTTGCGTCGGCGAAGTGGGCGAGGTGCTTTGAGTCGTTCATGAAGGCGGAGTTCCCCGAGGCCGTGGTGGTTGAAGGCGCGGACCGGCGGTTCGTGTACCAGCTGCCGCGCGACCGCGGCTTTGGCGACGTGTTCCAGACGTTCCAGGCGAACAAGGAGCGGCTGCACGTCACAGACTACAGTGTGTCGCAGACGTCTATTGAGCAGGTCTTCCTGAAAGTTCGAGGGCTGGCGGAGAAGTTAAAGTAA